Genomic segment of Limnohabitans sp. INBF002:
GCAAATCCCCACCAAGTAATCGCAAAACCTTCACGCTTCAGAGCGAATGGGGCCCTTTTTCGGGGTAAACTCTGAGGCTGTTCAGGAAGCGTTATCCCTCTTCGCTTTTGTAGAACAAACAACCCAAAGCCGTCGTGGTGAAATTGGTAGACACGCTATCTTGAGGTGGTAGTGGCGAAAGCTGTGCGAGTTCGAGTCTCGCCGACGGCACCATCCAAAAAAAGTCTGCTGTAACTCTGGTGTCAACCAGTTACGGCAGACTTCGCAGACTAAAAACCAGATAGTCAGACCGCGAGATTGAGATGAGCTTAGAACAATACCTTCCCGTCCTCTTATTCATCCTTGTGGGCCTTGGCGTGGGGGTTGCTCCCCAAGCGATCGGCTTTTTCTTAGGCCCACGCCGTCCTGATCCGGCCAAAAACTCCCCTTACGAATGCGGCTTCGAAGCGTTTGAAGACGCGCGCATGAAGTTTGATGTGCGCTACTACTTGATTGCCATCCTCTTCATTTTGTTTGATTTGGAAATCGCATTTTTGTTCCCTTGGGCCGTGGCGCTCAAGGAAATTGGTTTCATTGGCTTCATCGACATGATGATCTTCCTTGCCATCCTCGTTGCAGGCTTTGCCTACATGTGGATCAAGGGTGCCATCGATTGGGAGTAACCCAATCGGCTCTCTGTCCTATTGGGAATAAGGAATAACTATGTCACTTGAAGGCGTTTTCAAAGAAGGCTTCATCACCACGTCGTATGACTCGGTGGTGAATTGGGCCAAAACGGGCTCGTTGTGGCCCATGACATTCGGTTTGGCTTGCTGCGCGGTTGAGATGATGCATGCGGGTGCTGCCCGTTATGACATCGACCGCTTCGGCATGTTGTTCCGTCCAAGTCCCCGTCAGTCCGATCTGATGATCGTGGCTGGCACCTTGTGTAACAAGATGGCCCCCGCTTTGCGTAAGGTGTATGACCAAATGTCTGAGCCACGTTGGGTGTTGTCCATGGGTTCGTGCGCCAACGGCGGTGGTTACTACCACTACAGCTACTCAGTGGTGCGCGGTTGTGACCGCGTCGTGCCTGTGGATGTGTACGTGCCAGGCTGCCCGCCCACGGCTGAGGCTTTGTTGTACGGCATCTTGCAGCTGCAAAGCAAGATCCGCCGCGAAAACACCATCGCACGCTAATTGCACATTGCGTAGGAAAGACAAATGAGCCATTCCATTCAAACGCTTGAAGCGGCCTTGCACGACGTGCTGGGCAGCAAAGTCAAGCTTCTCGAATCCGCTTTGGGCGAATTGACCTTGACGGTCTCTGCGGCCGATTACCACGGTGTGTGCCAAACCCTGCGCGACGATACGCGTCTGGGTTTTGAGCAGTTGATGGACCTGTGTGGTCTGGACTACTCGGGCTACAAAGACGGAGCCCATTCCAAATTCACCGATGGCCCCCGCTTTGCGGTGGTCAACCATTTGCTCTCGGTGACTCACAACTGGCGCCTGCGCGTGCGTGTGTTCGCTGTGAGTGAAGACGTGCCTGTGGTTGCTTCTGTCAACGACTTGTGGAACTCTGCCAACTGGTTCGAGCGCGAAGCGTTTGACTTGTTCGGCATCGTGTTCGAAGGTCACCTCGACTTGCGTCGTTTGTTGACCGATTACGGCTTTGTGGGGCATCCCTTCCGTAAAGATTTTCCAACCTCGGGTCACGTCGAAATGCGTTACGACGCCGAGCAAAAACGTGTGGTGTACCAACCCGTCACCATCGAGCCGCGCGAAATCACGCCGCGCATCATTCGTGAAGACAACTACGGTGGTACGCACTGACCATGGCTGATATCAAGAACTACACCCTGAACTTGGGCCCTCAACATCCTGCAGCACACGGCGTGCTGCGTTTGGTGTTGGAACTCGACGGCGAAGTGGTCCAACGCGCTGACCCCCATATCGGCTTGTTGCACCGCGCCACTGAAAAGTTGGCCGAGAGCAAAACCTACATCCAATCGTTGCCTTACATGGACCGTCTTGACTACGTGTCCATGATGTGTAACGAGCACGCTTACTGCTTGGCCATCGAAAAAATGATGGGCATTGAAGTGCCAGAGCGTGCGCAGTACATCCGCGTGATGTATTCCGAAATCACCCGTTTGCTCAACCACTTGTTGTGGTTGGGCTGCCATGGTTTCGACTGCGGCGCGATGAACATCTTGATTTACTGCTTCCGCGAACGTGAAGACTTGTTCGACATGTACGAAGCGGTGTCGGGTGCGCGCATGCATGCGGCTTACTTCCGTCCAGGTGGCGTGTACCGCGACCTGCCAGACAGCATGCCTCAGTACAAGGCCAGCAAAGTGCGCAATGCCAAATCGGTGGCGCGTTTGAACGAAGGCCGTTCAGGTTCTTTGCTCGACTTCATCGACGATTTCACACAACGCTTCCCCAAGTTGGTGGACGAGTACGAAACCCTGTTGACTGAAAACCGCATTTGGAAACAACGCACGGTCGGTATCGGCGTGGTCACACCAGAGCGAGCGAAAAACCTCGGTTTCTCGGGCGCGATGTTGCGCGGCTCAGGCATCGCTTGGGACTTGCGCAAGCACCAGCCTTATGACGTGTATGACCGCATGGACTTCGATATTCCTGTGGGCAAAACCGGTGACTGCTACGACCGCTATTTGGTGCGCGTTGAAGAGTTGCGTCAGTCCAACCGCATCATCAAGCAGTGCGTGGACTGGTTGCGTGCCAACCCTGGTCCTGTCATCACCGACAACCACAAAGTGGCCGCTCCTAGCCGTGAAGGCATGAAGTCCAACATGGAAGAGTTGATCCACCACTTCAAACTCTTCACAGAAGGTTTCCACGTGCCCGAAGGCGAGGCTTATGCCGCCGTCGAGCATCCCAAGGGTGAGTTTGGTATCTACCTCGTGAGCGATGGTGCCAACAAGCCCTACCGTATGAAGATTCGCGCCCCTGGTTTTGCCCACTTGGCAGCCATGGATGAAATGGCGCGCGGCCACATGATCGCTGACACCGTCGCGGTCATTGGCACCATGGACATTGTGTTCGGGGAAATTGACCGATGAGTTCTGTAAACACCCACCACAGCGCACCGCTGTCGGCCGAGACCCACGCGCGTTTTGTGCGTGAAGTTGCCAAATACCCAGACGATCAGAAGCAATCTGCCGTCATGGCTTGCTTGTCCATTGCGCAGCAAGAACAGGGCTTTGTCAGCGCCGAAAGCGAGCGCGTGATTGCTGAGTTGCTCGGCATGGCCCCCATGGCTGTGCACGAAGTGACCACCTTCTACAACATGTACAACCAACAACCGGTTGGCAAGTTCAAGATCAACGTGTGTACCAACCTGCCATGCCAGTTGCGCAACGGGCAGGGCGCTTTGATGCACTTGGTGAAAACCTTGGGTATTGAAGTTGGCGAGACCACCGCTGA
This window contains:
- a CDS encoding NADH-quinone oxidoreductase subunit A, with the protein product MSLEQYLPVLLFILVGLGVGVAPQAIGFFLGPRRPDPAKNSPYECGFEAFEDARMKFDVRYYLIAILFILFDLEIAFLFPWAVALKEIGFIGFIDMMIFLAILVAGFAYMWIKGAIDWE
- a CDS encoding NADH-quinone oxidoreductase subunit B codes for the protein MSLEGVFKEGFITTSYDSVVNWAKTGSLWPMTFGLACCAVEMMHAGAARYDIDRFGMLFRPSPRQSDLMIVAGTLCNKMAPALRKVYDQMSEPRWVLSMGSCANGGGYYHYSYSVVRGCDRVVPVDVYVPGCPPTAEALLYGILQLQSKIRRENTIAR
- a CDS encoding NADH-quinone oxidoreductase subunit C — protein: MSHSIQTLEAALHDVLGSKVKLLESALGELTLTVSAADYHGVCQTLRDDTRLGFEQLMDLCGLDYSGYKDGAHSKFTDGPRFAVVNHLLSVTHNWRLRVRVFAVSEDVPVVASVNDLWNSANWFEREAFDLFGIVFEGHLDLRRLLTDYGFVGHPFRKDFPTSGHVEMRYDAEQKRVVYQPVTIEPREITPRIIREDNYGGTH
- a CDS encoding NADH-quinone oxidoreductase subunit D, whose protein sequence is MADIKNYTLNLGPQHPAAHGVLRLVLELDGEVVQRADPHIGLLHRATEKLAESKTYIQSLPYMDRLDYVSMMCNEHAYCLAIEKMMGIEVPERAQYIRVMYSEITRLLNHLLWLGCHGFDCGAMNILIYCFREREDLFDMYEAVSGARMHAAYFRPGGVYRDLPDSMPQYKASKVRNAKSVARLNEGRSGSLLDFIDDFTQRFPKLVDEYETLLTENRIWKQRTVGIGVVTPERAKNLGFSGAMLRGSGIAWDLRKHQPYDVYDRMDFDIPVGKTGDCYDRYLVRVEELRQSNRIIKQCVDWLRANPGPVITDNHKVAAPSREGMKSNMEELIHHFKLFTEGFHVPEGEAYAAVEHPKGEFGIYLVSDGANKPYRMKIRAPGFAHLAAMDEMARGHMIADTVAVIGTMDIVFGEIDR
- the nuoE gene encoding NADH-quinone oxidoreductase subunit NuoE, with translation MSSVNTHHSAPLSAETHARFVREVAKYPDDQKQSAVMACLSIAQQEQGFVSAESERVIAELLGMAPMAVHEVTTFYNMYNQQPVGKFKINVCTNLPCQLRNGQGALMHLVKTLGIEVGETTADGMFTVQPGECMGACADAPVLLVNDRTMCSYMSDDKIDQMVAGLRAVKE